In Candidatus Babeliales bacterium, the following proteins share a genomic window:
- the rplI gene encoding 50S ribosomal protein L9: MKVYLLKNVEKVGMAGEIISVSDGFAANYIIPHKLGVQITAENQSFYEQKKKTVEHRKEVIATETSMLAEKIKSIHVTLKRKMANGTKLFGSIAPAEVAELLAEKGVKVAKNQIIFEKPIKEKGSYEVIVKLSSRLQPKIKLTVAPAPE, from the coding sequence ATGAAAGTTTACTTACTAAAAAATGTCGAAAAAGTTGGGATGGCTGGCGAAATCATTTCAGTATCTGATGGATTTGCAGCAAACTATATAATCCCGCATAAACTTGGCGTCCAAATTACTGCAGAAAATCAATCGTTTTATGAGCAAAAGAAAAAAACGGTCGAACATCGTAAAGAAGTTATCGCCACTGAAACTTCAATGCTTGCTGAAAAAATCAAATCTATTCATGTAACGCTCAAAAGAAAAATGGCCAACGGCACGAAACTTTTTGGATCTATTGCACCAGCAGAAGTTGCAGAACTTTTAGCAGAAAAGGGTGTTAAGGTTGCAAAAAACCAAATTATCTTTGAAAAGCCGATTAAGGAAAAAGGAAGTTACGAAGTTATCGTTAAGCTCTCTTCGCGTTTACAACCAAAAATTAAATTAACGGTTGCTCCGGCACCTGAATAA
- the dnaB gene encoding replicative DNA helicase, producing the protein MAYDAVRSQHKVAQPEKLLGKTMPYSLEAEKAVLGALLLNDEYIHNVIEIISAQDFYNLAHQVIFQAITQLTQEQKRVDLVTLQDALTKNNKLEEIGGISYLLALQEDIPAVGMVTHHARIIKEKSTLRSLISSATQIITTCYDQNEKDIDVVLDAAEQTIFQISNKRTNQNFVQLNIWLKKTFEYLSDIKSHSKGITGIPSGFKKLDAMTSGFQKGDLVVLAARPSMGKTALALALASQAAREGYTVGFFSLEMSAEQLTLRLLSTQAGISHHNIRNATISSDEWLELTNVAAQLASMKLFIDDTAMVELMELRAKARKLKNEHKLSFIVVDYLQLIRTAKKHENRHQEVSEISRSLKALAKELEVPIVALSQLSRAVDSRVDKRPMLSDLRESGAIEQDADLIMFLYRDSVYNPDAENPLLAEVIIGKQRNGPTGTVMLNFIRELTRFEDLDYDE; encoded by the coding sequence ATGGCTTATGATGCCGTGCGCAGTCAGCACAAGGTTGCACAACCCGAAAAATTGCTTGGCAAAACCATGCCCTATAGCCTGGAAGCTGAAAAGGCGGTCCTTGGTGCTCTTTTGCTCAATGATGAGTATATTCACAACGTAATCGAGATTATCAGCGCGCAAGATTTCTATAACCTTGCGCACCAAGTAATCTTTCAAGCAATAACGCAACTCACCCAAGAGCAAAAACGCGTAGATTTGGTGACGCTGCAGGATGCGCTGACAAAAAATAATAAGCTTGAAGAAATCGGTGGCATTTCATACTTACTTGCTTTGCAAGAAGATATTCCCGCTGTTGGGATGGTGACCCATCACGCGCGCATTATTAAAGAAAAGTCTACGCTCCGTTCGCTTATTAGTTCTGCAACGCAAATTATCACCACTTGCTACGATCAAAATGAAAAAGACATCGATGTTGTACTTGATGCTGCAGAACAAACGATTTTCCAGATCTCGAATAAACGGACAAACCAAAATTTTGTTCAGCTGAATATCTGGCTTAAAAAAACATTTGAGTATCTTTCTGATATCAAAAGCCATAGCAAAGGAATCACTGGTATTCCTTCGGGTTTTAAAAAGCTTGATGCGATGACCTCCGGTTTTCAAAAGGGTGATCTTGTTGTACTTGCTGCGCGACCATCAATGGGCAAAACCGCTTTAGCGCTCGCGCTTGCATCGCAAGCGGCGCGCGAAGGGTACACGGTCGGTTTCTTTTCTCTTGAAATGTCTGCAGAGCAACTGACGCTCCGTTTGCTTTCAACCCAGGCGGGTATTTCTCATCATAATATACGAAATGCAACGATTTCGTCAGACGAATGGCTTGAATTGACCAACGTGGCAGCGCAATTAGCATCAATGAAACTTTTTATAGACGACACGGCGATGGTTGAATTGATGGAATTACGCGCAAAAGCGCGCAAACTAAAAAATGAACACAAACTTTCGTTCATCGTCGTAGATTATTTGCAGCTGATTCGCACCGCAAAAAAACATGAAAACCGCCATCAAGAAGTTTCAGAGATTTCTCGATCGCTCAAAGCGCTTGCTAAAGAACTTGAGGTACCTATTGTTGCACTTTCACAGCTTTCACGTGCTGTGGATAGTCGAGTGGATAAACGGCCTATGCTTTCAGATTTAAGAGAATCTGGGGCAATCGAGCAGGATGCGGATCTTATTATGTTTTTATACCGCGACAGCGTTTATAATCCCGATGCAGAAAATCCACTTCTTGCTGAAGTAATTATTGGTAAACAACGGAATGGGCCTACCGGGACGGTGATGCTCAATTTCATCCGAGAGCTCACTCGTTTTGAAGATCTCGATTACGACGAATAA
- a CDS encoding crossover junction endodeoxyribonuclease RuvC, whose protein sequence is MIVLGIDPGFSVTGFAIIKHEGGRAHLIDYGFLKMSPTKSLPERVGIFHALFLEKIQKFGVTDIALETPFLGKNTQTFLKLGYLRGIVYLLSDTYKTALHELSPSEVKLAVTGSGSAQKEQVARVVYRLFPTVGVVQKADVTDAIAISLCGLWKGKQNNSLAQQYLRMHIK, encoded by the coding sequence ATGATAGTTTTAGGCATCGATCCAGGGTTTTCAGTAACAGGATTTGCGATTATTAAGCATGAAGGGGGCAGGGCTCATCTTATTGATTATGGTTTCCTTAAAATGTCCCCAACGAAAAGCTTGCCCGAACGCGTCGGTATATTTCACGCGCTTTTTCTAGAAAAAATACAGAAATTCGGGGTTACCGATATTGCACTTGAAACACCTTTTTTGGGAAAAAACACGCAAACATTCTTAAAGCTCGGTTATTTACGCGGTATTGTTTATCTCCTTTCCGACACGTATAAAACGGCGCTCCACGAACTTTCCCCAAGCGAAGTGAAACTTGCAGTAACCGGATCAGGCAGCGCACAAAAAGAGCAAGTTGCCCGAGTTGTCTATCGATTGTTTCCTACTGTAGGTGTTGTGCAAAAAGCGGACGTCACAGATGCAATCGCTATCAGTTTATGCGGGCTTTGGAAAGGTAAACAGAATAATTCTTTGGCACAACAATATCTAAGAATGCACATAAAATAG
- a CDS encoding peroxidase-related enzyme (This protein belongs to a clade of uncharacterized proteins related to peroxidases such as the alkylhydroperoxidase AhpD.): MKYSIFYVLIFLINSAIYSAPHIELQQTLPGIISLLAYCSETAKPLSMLAEVLLRGESTLSSGERELIASYVSFLNECNFCCNSHSAAAAHWLDNGALATVDAVKNDYQTAPISEKLKTLLAIAQQVKKNGKSVTPAHIARAKEAGATDKEIHDTVLIAAAFCMYNRYVDGLATWTPEDWAIYDAMGKELVQIGYIR, from the coding sequence ATGAAATATTCTATTTTCTATGTACTGATTTTCCTCATTAATTCAGCAATCTATTCAGCTCCGCATATAGAATTGCAGCAGACACTTCCTGGAATCATTAGCCTCCTGGCTTATTGTTCAGAAACTGCAAAACCACTTTCCATGCTAGCAGAAGTATTATTGCGCGGCGAATCCACTTTATCTTCAGGAGAACGTGAACTTATAGCATCTTATGTTTCATTTCTTAATGAATGCAACTTTTGCTGCAATAGTCACAGCGCGGCAGCTGCCCATTGGTTGGATAATGGCGCATTGGCTACGGTGGACGCAGTTAAGAACGATTACCAAACAGCACCGATATCGGAAAAACTCAAAACACTCTTGGCAATCGCGCAGCAAGTGAAAAAAAATGGAAAGTCAGTAACACCGGCACATATTGCACGAGCAAAAGAGGCGGGGGCTACCGATAAAGAAATTCACGATACCGTTCTTATCGCCGCAGCTTTTTGCATGTACAACCGTTATGTTGACGGACTGGCAACATGGACACCCGAAGATTGGGCAATCTATGATGCAATGGGCAAAGAATTGGTGCAAATCGGCTACATACGATAA
- a CDS encoding S8/S53 family peptidase: MKYHTIKIMLLAFSVFSEIFSLSPIDIQQQEPLRHLILHFPSVVGSESDAHRLEIIEKDALTEINNALIVQNYLIPYEDNNTARHSIWDSISYRLKRFYYSLFYYKYCSEYPDKLNYAFYPRRDPHFGFYTIYIPNGVPYEKFSSITHDVFKKKNLECYIDADIPIYLAAQEEKNERTLGEGYFSLDQLKHLNDKNVYWYQSFPTTGLVLEEPYYPPKYPYLPHFFSLSQLAPHQGSGITIALIDTGACAFKVQDNPHYYKHRDIAINYPRIGFENLTINNSTKSGQVSQLVTAIQPHLKKTVPPESLEQLIAHWICDYASRKSKEGIEKFLAKHGNQSICDASGSLNSQGTALVQKVTKAIGTYSVGWLDEPYNKYAVLNFLPTSYLNDPSQLLVATHGTHTLSLISGCPPLNDHHIGGVARQATVMMIKAFNEKGLSTKSLLIDAVKKAISGNADILNLSLKIADRIDLSHESSKTLAQLIGLTPYVVAASGNDGGNSRRPTLSYPARFETVAFDVGAFGLENHTPVIPEFSQYEINKGPLFVAPGVNIIGAGIIPNLPESSIYMYRSGTSMAAALTSGFLALLLGEFKNDFTKDELLNVCYHATFKLAPTPDWKNKTILGVLDMRTALFVLHCIKALKKEFPAQSFEDLMAAVFIKLLEPLELYSKKYLNSVNPKDNFIAFINQTHAEPFPESFNVPTSVQEGINHIISSIRSEIVSPERKSLLQSLGLPDRAQKKLAHDALKNDSWVKQARGIKNRLIAARQFADNVV; encoded by the coding sequence GTGAAGTATCATACTATAAAAATTATGCTCCTTGCATTCAGCGTTTTCTCTGAAATTTTTTCGCTGAGTCCGATCGATATTCAACAGCAAGAACCTCTCAGACATCTTATTCTTCATTTTCCTTCCGTAGTGGGTAGTGAGAGCGATGCGCACCGGTTGGAAATAATAGAAAAAGATGCGCTTACAGAGATTAATAACGCCTTAATTGTGCAAAATTATCTCATTCCTTATGAAGACAATAATACTGCACGGCATTCCATTTGGGACTCAATTTCGTACCGTCTTAAAAGATTTTATTATTCACTGTTTTATTATAAATACTGCTCTGAATATCCGGATAAGCTTAATTACGCTTTTTATCCACGGCGCGATCCACATTTTGGTTTTTATACGATATATATTCCTAATGGTGTGCCGTATGAAAAATTTTCCTCCATTACGCATGATGTGTTTAAGAAAAAAAATCTTGAATGTTATATCGATGCTGATATTCCGATCTATTTAGCTGCGCAAGAAGAAAAAAATGAAAGAACACTAGGAGAGGGTTACTTTTCGCTCGATCAATTAAAGCATTTGAACGATAAGAATGTATATTGGTATCAATCTTTTCCCACCACTGGATTAGTGCTTGAAGAGCCTTATTATCCTCCAAAGTATCCTTATCTTCCGCATTTTTTTTCACTTTCTCAACTTGCGCCGCATCAGGGTTCAGGAATTACAATCGCATTGATTGATACGGGAGCATGTGCTTTTAAAGTGCAAGATAATCCCCATTATTATAAACACCGAGATATTGCGATTAATTATCCTCGAATTGGGTTTGAAAATTTAACCATTAACAATAGCACGAAATCTGGCCAAGTTTCTCAGTTGGTAACAGCTATTCAACCGCATTTAAAAAAAACTGTTCCGCCTGAATCGCTTGAGCAACTGATCGCACATTGGATTTGCGATTATGCATCTCGCAAAAGCAAAGAAGGGATTGAGAAATTTTTAGCAAAGCATGGCAATCAATCTATTTGCGATGCATCGGGATCTCTCAACAGCCAGGGTACCGCTCTCGTGCAAAAAGTTACAAAGGCGATAGGTACGTATTCTGTCGGTTGGCTTGATGAACCATATAATAAATATGCAGTACTTAATTTTTTACCGACTTCATATTTGAACGATCCGTCACAATTATTAGTAGCGACTCATGGAACACATACGCTTAGCCTCATTTCTGGATGTCCACCACTCAACGATCATCACATTGGAGGTGTTGCTCGACAAGCAACCGTAATGATGATTAAAGCCTTTAATGAAAAAGGGTTGAGTACCAAATCGCTCCTTATCGATGCGGTAAAAAAAGCGATCTCTGGCAACGCAGATATTTTAAACTTAAGTCTCAAAATTGCAGATCGTATTGACTTATCGCACGAATCGTCAAAAACACTTGCGCAATTAATTGGATTGACTCCGTATGTTGTCGCTGCATCGGGCAATGATGGCGGCAATAGCAGGCGGCCTACGCTTTCGTACCCGGCCCGATTTGAAACGGTAGCCTTTGATGTTGGCGCGTTTGGATTAGAAAATCATACGCCGGTTATTCCTGAATTCTCCCAATACGAAATTAATAAAGGACCGCTCTTTGTTGCACCGGGTGTTAATATTATTGGAGCAGGAATAATTCCAAACTTGCCTGAATCATCTATTTATATGTATCGCAGCGGTACCTCGATGGCAGCGGCGCTTACAAGTGGCTTTTTGGCATTGCTACTGGGTGAATTTAAAAACGATTTTACCAAAGATGAACTCTTAAATGTTTGCTATCATGCAACGTTCAAACTTGCGCCAACGCCCGATTGGAAAAATAAAACGATACTTGGCGTTCTGGATATGAGAACAGCTCTTTTTGTTTTACATTGTATTAAAGCGCTCAAAAAAGAATTTCCAGCGCAATCGTTTGAAGACTTAATGGCGGCTGTATTTATTAAACTATTAGAGCCTCTTGAACTCTATAGTAAAAAATATTTGAATAGCGTGAATCCTAAAGATAATTTTATAGCATTTATTAATCAAACACATGCTGAGCCGTTCCCAGAAAGCTTCAATGTGCCAACATCGGTTCAAGAGGGCATTAATCATATTATTAGTTCGATACGCTCAGAGATAGTAAGCCCGGAACGTAAAAGTTTGCTTCAATCATTAGGATTACCAGATCGTGCTCAGAAAAAACTTGCACATGATGCATTAAAAAACGATTCATGGGTAAAGCAAGCGCGGGGGATCAAAAATCGTTTGATTGCTGCACGTCAATTTGCGGATAATGTCGTTTAA
- a CDS encoding thioredoxin family protein → MNIRSFSAICALSLSVIFSAHAGEIATAKNHNEFAAHLQAAPIAVVEFYSPTCSHCITFNKSGTFEALAKENRDVQFVRVSYHEAPMLFGAHKVNAFPTFLVFKNGQEVKELRQAGGLTKTSIQDKINKAKK, encoded by the coding sequence ATGAACATTCGTTCTTTTTCTGCGATTTGCGCGCTGAGCCTTTCCGTTATTTTTTCTGCACATGCAGGTGAAATAGCTACTGCTAAAAATCATAACGAATTCGCTGCTCATCTTCAGGCTGCGCCTATTGCTGTTGTAGAATTTTACAGCCCAACATGCAGCCACTGCATAACTTTTAATAAGTCGGGAACATTCGAGGCGCTTGCTAAAGAAAATCGAGATGTCCAATTTGTTCGTGTTAGTTATCATGAAGCGCCAATGCTTTTTGGAGCGCACAAAGTAAACGCTTTTCCTACCTTTTTAGTATTTAAAAATGGACAAGAAGTAAAAGAGCTTCGACAGGCTGGTGGCCTTACCAAAACATCAATTCAAGATAAGATAAATAAAGCGAAAAAATAG
- the recF gene encoding DNA replication and repair protein RecF (All proteins in this family for which functions are known are DNA-binding proteins that assist the filamentation of RecA onto DNA for the initiation of recombination or recombinational repair.) translates to MQINSVELKNFRCFPSYELDFQAPLVLISGANGSGKTSLLEALHYACYLRSFRTHVPKDLLFFGRESFFLKVAVAADSLDHELQVGFSSRKKLVKIDQQPIKSYRELIDYYRTITLTEDDLLLIKGGPEERRLFIDQAVMLHRPEFLQELRTLRSIVAQRNALVSRVDGAADESYWLWTQQLFEHSQEIARMRAALLSSIEIRVNQLLHHFKVESGIALSYKSKCETLGSSWNEWVATQDKLPFKEFAMGRTLFGAHLDEIDIKFKGQVAKSFSSRGQQKLILMLLKIAQLQELKATKGPALLLLDDFMNDFDEPTAFRLIELIKENAQQAIFTSPLVIGHFEAALVGQGCHKISL, encoded by the coding sequence GTGCAGATAAACTCGGTAGAACTCAAAAACTTTCGCTGCTTTCCTTCGTATGAACTTGATTTTCAAGCCCCCCTGGTACTTATTTCTGGCGCGAACGGATCAGGAAAAACATCGCTTTTGGAAGCACTTCATTATGCTTGCTATTTGCGATCGTTTCGTACGCATGTTCCTAAAGATCTTTTATTTTTTGGACGAGAATCTTTTTTTTTGAAAGTTGCGGTCGCAGCTGATAGCTTGGATCATGAACTTCAAGTTGGGTTCTCTTCAAGAAAAAAGTTGGTTAAAATTGATCAGCAACCGATAAAATCTTATAGAGAACTTATTGATTATTATCGGACTATTACATTGACTGAGGATGATCTTTTACTTATTAAAGGCGGCCCTGAAGAGCGCCGCCTTTTTATCGATCAAGCGGTGATGCTGCACAGGCCAGAATTTTTACAAGAATTAAGAACGCTCCGCTCCATTGTAGCGCAACGCAATGCGCTTGTTTCTCGCGTAGATGGCGCAGCGGATGAATCGTATTGGCTTTGGACGCAGCAGCTTTTTGAGCATTCACAAGAAATTGCGCGAATGCGTGCAGCGCTTTTATCATCGATCGAGATTCGGGTGAATCAGTTATTGCATCATTTTAAAGTCGAGAGCGGCATCGCACTAAGTTACAAATCTAAATGCGAAACACTCGGTAGTTCCTGGAATGAGTGGGTGGCAACGCAAGATAAATTGCCGTTTAAAGAGTTTGCAATGGGCAGAACTCTTTTTGGTGCGCATCTTGATGAAATAGATATAAAATTCAAGGGACAAGTGGCCAAAAGCTTTTCTTCTCGCGGGCAGCAAAAACTCATTCTAATGCTCCTTAAAATAGCCCAGCTTCAGGAGCTTAAAGCAACCAAAGGGCCTGCGCTCTTATTGCTTGATGACTTTATGAACGACTTTGATGAACCGACCGCCTTCAGGCTCATTGAACTGATCAAAGAAAATGCCCAACAGGCAATATTTACATCCCCCTTGGTAATAGGCCATTTTGAAGCGGCGCTGGTGGGGCAAGGGTGCCATAAGATCTCTTTGTGA
- the dnaN gene encoding DNA polymerase III subunit beta yields the protein MAHTFIVAQKELFSILSSMQPICSKRTTLDTTSYILFQAGHRELILKSTDLEISLQSSCSLISSSINDTLTFLVPGKRLFDLVKELDGDIECTLKNNQFFIKSGAVNVGLHIKDAQTFPPFPERIENLMHLEASFFVDLIDKVAFLIPPNNANPALNGLFLEIDGQAFKMTTTDGHCLAQVRTNKYVLEGMHRWLMPRRAVFEIKKILENVTSPAIFLGTCGNQLVFSGDTFNFFTKLLADQFPHYSAILERKDFVPAVLDRAQFLKALRRSTCLLSGQFLATQFGFDAEKLFVSMENKEVGSLNEELSLDQFTGARLDIRFYSPYLLSGLPAFADDKITAYLKNSTKPIIFESEKDAYQITYLVMPISPTQNL from the coding sequence ATGGCACACACATTTATTGTTGCGCAGAAAGAACTTTTCTCGATTCTTTCCTCGATGCAACCAATTTGTTCCAAGCGTACGACGCTTGATACAACATCATATATTTTATTCCAAGCTGGTCACCGTGAACTTATTTTAAAAAGTACCGATCTAGAAATTAGCTTGCAATCGAGCTGTTCGCTTATCTCAAGTTCTATTAATGATACCCTTACGTTTCTTGTTCCAGGAAAACGACTTTTTGATTTGGTTAAAGAACTTGATGGTGATATTGAATGCACTTTGAAAAATAATCAATTTTTTATTAAATCTGGCGCTGTTAATGTTGGTTTACATATTAAAGATGCACAAACATTTCCTCCATTTCCAGAACGCATCGAAAATCTCATGCATCTTGAAGCTTCATTCTTTGTTGATTTAATTGATAAGGTTGCGTTCTTAATACCGCCTAACAATGCAAATCCAGCGCTTAACGGTCTCTTTCTAGAAATTGATGGCCAAGCGTTTAAAATGACCACAACCGATGGTCATTGCTTGGCACAGGTGCGTACAAATAAATATGTGCTTGAAGGCATGCATCGTTGGTTGATGCCCCGGAGAGCTGTTTTTGAAATAAAAAAGATTTTAGAAAACGTCACAAGCCCTGCAATATTTTTGGGAACCTGCGGCAATCAATTAGTATTTTCAGGCGATACATTTAATTTTTTTACCAAGCTATTAGCTGATCAATTTCCGCACTATTCAGCAATTCTTGAAAGAAAAGATTTTGTGCCGGCAGTTCTTGATCGCGCACAATTTTTAAAAGCGTTGCGCCGCTCAACCTGCTTGCTTTCTGGACAGTTTTTAGCAACACAGTTTGGATTTGATGCTGAAAAACTTTTTGTTTCGATGGAAAATAAAGAAGTTGGATCGCTCAATGAAGAGCTTTCGCTCGATCAATTTACTGGGGCGCGTTTAGATATTCGTTTTTATTCTCCGTATTTGCTTTCAGGGCTTCCTGCCTTTGCAGACGATAAAATTACTGCTTATTTAAAGAACTCCACTAAGCCCATTATTTTTGAATCGGAAAAAGACGCGTATCAAATTACATATTTGGTGATGCCAATATCACCAACGCAAAATCTTTAG
- a CDS encoding ankyrin repeat domain-containing protein — protein sequence MSKELLHLFTAIKQEHLEQVKVAIKNHPSLVNMKDDKGNTALLMAAQGKTTDIVDALIKHHASVNYQHPKSGQTALMLAAQNGRLQNVKYLLEHNANATIKDAHGKTVADYAKESNNKDLMALFQS from the coding sequence ATGAGCAAAGAACTCCTTCATCTTTTTACAGCAATCAAACAAGAACATCTTGAACAAGTAAAAGTTGCTATTAAAAACCATCCCTCACTCGTTAACATGAAAGATGATAAAGGAAATACCGCCCTTTTAATGGCGGCGCAGGGAAAAACAACCGACATTGTTGACGCACTTATCAAGCACCATGCTTCTGTTAATTACCAACATCCCAAAAGTGGCCAAACCGCTCTGATGCTTGCTGCACAAAATGGGCGACTTCAAAACGTGAAATACTTACTGGAGCATAATGCAAACGCAACCATTAAAGATGCACACGGTAAAACAGTTGCCGATTATGCAAAAGAAAGTAATAACAAAGATCTTATGGCGCTCTTTCAGTCTTAA
- a CDS encoding vitamin K epoxide reductase family protein, with amino-acid sequence MLFLLLAAIGFFISLYAALTERKVSEDQNYKAACDLTDTISCTKPMKSEYAHLFYISNSFTGMIYYATLAVLAYFHIPLLVMIMAIGGALFSCFLAYLLYFKIKALCLVCTSLYIINFLLLLLAIKNFYA; translated from the coding sequence ATGCTTTTTTTATTGCTTGCAGCAATCGGTTTTTTCATCTCTCTCTATGCCGCTCTAACTGAACGAAAAGTAAGTGAGGATCAGAATTATAAAGCGGCGTGCGATTTAACCGATACTATTTCTTGCACCAAACCAATGAAAAGCGAATATGCGCATCTTTTCTATATTTCAAATTCATTTACTGGCATGATTTATTATGCAACTCTAGCAGTTCTTGCGTATTTTCATATACCTCTGCTTGTGATGATAATGGCGATTGGTGGCGCACTCTTTTCATGCTTTCTTGCCTACCTTCTTTATTTTAAAATTAAAGCTCTTTGTTTAGTTTGCACATCGCTTTATATTATTAATTTTTTATTGCTGTTGCTGGCTATTAAAAACTTCTACGCATAA
- a CDS encoding DoxX family protein: MIKNLLSSSPALKEYGFAFIRITIGILMICHGFPKIMGGVATWQFLGSTMANLGIHLWPTFWGFCAACAEFFGGFALTLGLGTRIASAFLTFTMIVAFLMHWNKGDAFQVYSAALTLLFVFIGLFIAGGGKYSLDSYLKR, translated from the coding sequence ATGATCAAGAATTTACTTTCATCATCACCGGCTTTAAAAGAATACGGTTTTGCTTTTATCCGCATCACGATCGGCATATTAATGATTTGCCACGGATTTCCCAAAATAATGGGCGGCGTAGCAACGTGGCAATTTTTGGGATCCACCATGGCAAATCTAGGTATTCATTTATGGCCAACCTTCTGGGGCTTTTGTGCTGCATGCGCTGAATTTTTTGGCGGTTTTGCATTAACGCTCGGATTAGGAACGCGCATCGCATCAGCTTTTCTCACTTTCACCATGATCGTAGCATTTTTGATGCATTGGAATAAAGGTGATGCATTCCAAGTGTATTCAGCTGCTCTTACGTTGCTTTTTGTTTTTATTGGCCTCTTTATTGCCGGCGGCGGAAAATATTCGCTCGATTCGTATTTGAAACGTTAA
- a CDS encoding class I SAM-dependent methyltransferase has translation MEKISCIFNCKAPSSIVINESGYEGNKCFNCALIYISPRPSMQEVLDIYGHNDAHISAQSHITQSYFKYLHSVHTLSIIKKYKKCGAILEIGAGGGHFLAQAKKDGFEPYAIELNPVQATFISEKQKIPCEEKPFSLSSFGATKFDIIYHSDVISHLHDPHAAFSMMHEKLNEGGFIIFETGNLSDVHPRYYSLFNSFQYPDHLFFFGEQSVKTLLVQNGFVFKKMYRYSIVLHLMVLKLIGLLSKKDKQQKISPNASGNAPVKTNPVKDLLKDTYHIMLYTMRYRLGALLPKKNRPQTIIVIAQKN, from the coding sequence ATGGAAAAAATATCGTGCATATTTAATTGCAAAGCGCCAAGCAGCATTGTTATTAATGAGTCTGGATATGAAGGCAATAAATGTTTTAATTGCGCACTCATTTATATTTCGCCGCGACCATCGATGCAAGAAGTATTGGATATTTATGGGCATAATGATGCGCATATTTCTGCACAATCGCACATCACGCAATCTTATTTTAAATATTTGCATAGCGTCCATACACTTTCTATTATAAAAAAATATAAAAAGTGCGGAGCGATTCTTGAGATTGGAGCTGGCGGCGGGCATTTTCTGGCGCAAGCAAAAAAAGATGGTTTTGAGCCGTATGCGATTGAACTTAATCCAGTACAAGCAACATTTATTTCTGAAAAGCAAAAAATTCCATGCGAAGAAAAGCCGTTTTCCCTTTCATCATTTGGGGCAACAAAGTTTGATATTATCTATCATAGCGATGTTATAAGCCATTTGCATGATCCGCATGCCGCGTTTTCTATGATGCATGAAAAATTAAATGAGGGCGGGTTTATCATTTTTGAAACGGGCAATTTAAGCGATGTTCACCCTCGCTATTATTCTCTTTTTAACTCATTTCAATATCCTGATCACCTTTTCTTCTTTGGCGAACAGAGCGTTAAAACACTTTTAGTGCAAAACGGTTTCGTTTTTAAAAAGATGTATCGTTATTCTATCGTTCTGCATTTAATGGTGTTGAAGCTTATTGGTTTGTTGAGCAAAAAAGATAAGCAGCAAAAAATTTCTCCTAATGCATCGGGCAATGCACCAGTAAAAACAAATCCTGTAAAGGATTTATTAAAAGATACCTATCATATTATGCTTTACACGATGCGATACAGACTCGGTGCATTGTTGCCTAAAAAAAATCGACCACAAACTATAATTGTTATTGCTCAAAAAAATTAA